Proteins encoded in a region of the Paenibacillus sp. E222 genome:
- the pdxA gene encoding 4-hydroxythreonine-4-phosphate dehydrogenase PdxA codes for MKPTVGITMGDAAGIGPEIIMKALGHQEVYNNCNPLVIGDAKILERVLPVIGSSLKVHAILEPSEAKYEFGTVDVIDLDLIPANLEYGKVSAVAGDAAFQFLAKAIDLAKKQQIHSICTAPLNKEALHLGGHLYPGHTEILADLTDTEDFSMMLTTPNLRVIHLTTHMGLIDAIASINPERTYTVVKLAHDTLQKAGFENPRVAVCGINPHAGENGLFGNGEEEEKLQPGIERAQKEGINVVGPLPADTLFFRAGRGDFDIVVACYHDQGHAPIKVMGIEEGVNITVGLKGGIIRTSVDHGTAFDIAGKNIADDKSMLAAIRSAIELAPKTQI; via the coding sequence ATGAAACCAACCGTTGGAATTACCATGGGAGATGCAGCAGGTATTGGACCCGAGATCATTATGAAAGCATTGGGCCATCAGGAGGTCTACAACAATTGCAATCCACTCGTCATTGGCGATGCCAAAATATTGGAGCGTGTCCTGCCTGTCATCGGATCGAGCCTGAAGGTACATGCTATTCTTGAGCCATCCGAAGCCAAGTATGAATTCGGCACTGTAGACGTTATTGACCTGGATCTCATTCCTGCCAATCTGGAGTATGGGAAAGTATCTGCCGTTGCGGGAGATGCAGCATTTCAGTTTCTGGCGAAAGCCATTGATCTAGCCAAAAAACAGCAAATCCACTCCATCTGCACGGCGCCTCTGAACAAGGAAGCCCTGCACCTGGGCGGGCACTTGTATCCAGGTCACACCGAGATTTTGGCCGATTTGACCGATACAGAGGATTTCTCCATGATGCTGACTACACCCAATCTGCGAGTAATTCACCTTACGACACATATGGGCTTGATTGATGCCATTGCGAGCATCAACCCGGAAAGAACATACACTGTGGTTAAGCTGGCTCATGATACGTTGCAAAAAGCCGGCTTCGAAAATCCACGTGTAGCTGTTTGCGGTATTAACCCACATGCAGGTGAGAACGGATTGTTCGGTAATGGTGAAGAGGAAGAAAAACTGCAGCCCGGCATCGAACGTGCGCAAAAGGAAGGCATTAACGTGGTTGGTCCACTTCCGGCGGACACGTTATTCTTCCGCGCTGGCCGTGGCGATTTTGATATCGTTGTAGCTTGTTATCACGATCAGGGACATGCCCCTATCAAAGTTATGGGTATTGAAGAAGGCGTGAACATTACGGTAGGTCTCAAAGGCGGCATTATCCGTACTTCGGTAGACCATGGAACAGCCTTTGACATCGCAGGCAAAAACATCGCCGATGATAAAAGTATGCTGGCCGCCATTCGTTCCGCCATTGAACTTGCGCCAAAAACGCAAATTTAA